The sequence below is a genomic window from Ruminiclostridium josui JCM 17888.
CCTGCATTGGCTTGGGAAAAACTAGATGAGAGAGTTCAGAGGGATTTTGACAAATATTCAAGAAAGCAATATAAAAATTCACTGAATGATTTACTTCCACAAAAGTTTATTCCCGTAATTATAAAGTTATCTGAAATCAATCCTGAGAAGCCTGTACATCAAATTACAAAGGAAGAAAGAAGAAGACTTGTCACACTGCTTAAAAGCCTAAAAATGACTATTATCGGGGCAAGACCAATTAAGGAAGCTATAGTTACAGCCGGTGGAGTAAAAACAAGTGAAATAAATCCATCAACAATGGAATCTAAAAAGATAAGTGGTTTATTCATGGCAGGAGAGGTAATAGATGTTGACGCTTACACAGGAGGCTTTAATTTGACAATTGCCTTTTCAACAGGCTACATTGCAGGACTAAATTGCTAAAACATTAAGTAATTTTGGGAAATTATGTGTATTTGGCCGAAAGTTTGTACATATTATCAGTAAATAAACAAATTGAGGCTTGATATATATGAAAATTAATCTAAAAAGAAACAACGGCAAAGACACTCAAACAGATAAAAGTGCATTTTTAGAAAAAATACTGTTTCGTACTTGTATTATATTTTTTATAGTACTTATATCTGTTCAGATTATACTTTCAATGCCTTCAGTCCGGATGCGACTGAACATTACGGATAAATCTGTAGGGATACCTCTTGGAAGTGACGAATACCTCTATGGAAGAGGAATGGTGACTTTGGAAATGATTGCTGAAGAGCCGGATCCGCAAACTAAAATACTGGTGAATGGTGAACAGGTTGCAGGATTTGACAAGATAGAAATACCAATTAATGTAAACGATGGAGATGTCATTGAGATAGACGGTAGTGAAAGCCAAGTGAACCACATGGTAAAGGTTAAGAATGCTTCATCCAACATAAATAATAAATGTATAAATGCGATTGTAAATACTGAACATAATATTAAGAAATTGGTAAAAATTCAGTTTAATTAATTGGTTTGTGTATTTGACAAAATTAACTTAATTATTGTTTTATATTAGAAAAACCTATATAATTTAATGTATAGGTTTTTATTGACTTAAAACTCCTTATAAGGCAAAAAATGTTACAATTATAGATCTTTTGAGATGAAAAAATAATTATATAAAATTATTATTAGTCGCACTATGGCTAGCGGAGGTTTTGATATGGTTAATGAAGGATTTGGAAGCAAAGAAATAGCAAGTGCAGCAATAAGAATTGCACTAACCAATGACAGGGCAACTGAAAAGAAGCTTCAGCAAGAATTTATGCAAACAGGAATTAGTACTGCTGCTGTTGACTACGGTGGGGAGTTTATTTCATCGGTAATGAAGATTGTGGAGAGAGCAGTTGTATCCTCAAAACGTGAAGGAGTAATTAGCGAAAGTCATGCAGAGCAGGGGGCAGTTGCAGGTGCAACAAGAGAGGCCATATCGCAGATTATGCCAAAAGCAATAGGTCTGAATGTCGGCGGAAAAATCGGAATAGCAAGGTATAAGGACCATGTAAGTGTTGCCGTGTTTTTCGGTATTGGACTTCTGAATTTAAATGAGGTTTCAATAGGACTAGGACATAGAGCAGTATAAGTTTATAAATACCAATTTACAAGGAGAGAACAATGGCTGTAAGAGCGATAAGAGGGGCAATAACCGTAACAGAAAATACAAAAGAGTCAATTTGGGAAGGAACAAAAGAGCTTCTTGCAGAAATAATAGAAAGAAATTCTTTAGAAAATAAAGATATAATAAGTGTAATATTTACTGTTACACAGGATTTGAATGCAACTTTTCCGGCAGTAGCTGCAAGGCAAATAGGTTGGAATGACATTCCACTTATGTGTACAAGCGAAATCAATGTTCCGGGCAGTTTGGAGAAATGTATACGGGTGCTGATACACATTAATACTGAAAAGAGTAATATAGAAATTAATCATGTTTATCTCAAAGGGGCTCAGGTATTAAGACCTGACTTAGTTGAGTAGTAGTAGACATAAGATAAATACAATAAAAGAAACGGAATGATAAGAATGCCAAAAAGCATAGCAATAGATGGTCCGGCAGGCGCCGGAAAAAGTACAATTGCCAAAAAGGTTTCAGCGGAGCTTGGGTTTATATATCTTGATACTGGAGCAATGTATAGGGCAGTAGCCTTGAAGGCAATAGAAAGTGGTGTTGACACCAAGGCAAGGGAAGATTTAATTAAAATAATAGATAATATAAATATAGCAATCACACATGATGACAATATCCAGAAGATTTTCTTGGATGGTCGTGATGTTTCAGAGGATATAAGAACGGGAGAAGTATCTGCCGGTGCCGCAAACGTGGCAGCTATAAAAGAAGTAAGACTAAAAATGGTTGAACTTCAAAGGAAGATTGCATCTGACAAAGATGTTGTTATGGACGGCAGGGATATAGGTTCATATGTACTGCCACAGGCAAATCTAAAGATATTTTTAACTGCAGATATTGAAGAAAGAGCTAAGCGGAGATATGAAGAACTGGTTTTAAAAGGGCAGCAGGTTAATTTGGATGATGTCAGAGAGGATATTCGCAATAGAGACAATAACGATATGTCAAGAGCTTTTGCTCCTCTGAAAAAAGTGCCGGATGCACTTGAGATAGATTCTACTTCCATGACAATTGATGAAGTAGCTGAGAGAATACTTTACTTCTATAAAAATTATGCAAGTAACTAAAATTGTGAGGTTGTTTTAATGGAACTGGTTATTGCAAAAACCGCTGGCTTTTGCTTTGGAGTAAATAATGCGGTTAATATAGTATATGATTTGGCAACAAATTCAGAACATAAAATATATACACTTGGACCAATAATTCATAATGAACAGGTAGTACAAAAACTTACAGAATATGGTGTTTCTACAATAAACAATCCGGAAGAGGCAGAAGCACCTGCAAAAGTTGTTATAAGAGCTCATGGTGTAGGTCCACAGGTAATTGAAAGATTGAAAACTCGGGGGCTTGAGGTAGTAGACGCTTCATGTCCTTATGTAGAAAAAATACATGACTTAGTTAACAAAAAGTACAAAGAAGGTTACCAGATAATTATTGCAGGTGACAAAACCCATCCTGAAATAATAGGAATAAACGGATGGTGCGATAACAGTGCTTTTATCATTGAAAACGAGGATAATGTTGATGATTTGCCGGATATAAAAAAAAAGATATGTATTGTTGCACAAACTACATTTATTCGTGATAAATGGGAAAAAATTATAAATAGATTAAATAAAAGGTTTGAAAATGTTTTAAAATTTGATACAATATGTAATGCGACAGACAAAAGACAAACTGAAGCAGAAAAAATTTCGAAAATAGTTGACATGATGTTGGTTATTGGCGGAAATAATAGTTCTAATACTAATAAACTTTATCAAATTTGCAAGGCAAATTGTGATAATACATTAAAAGTACAAACAGCCGATGATATTCCATCGGTTGATATAAAAAAAATTAAAAAAATTGGTATTACTGCAGGGGCGTCAACACCTGACTGGGTAATCAAGGAGGTTATTCATAAAATGAGTGAATTAAATAGACAGGATTTGGAAATGAGCTTTGCTGATGCTTTTGAAAGCTCACTTGTAACTTTGACTACGGGTCAGATTACAAAAGGTAAAATTATTGGATATAACCATAACGAAGTATTTATTGACATGGGGTATAAATCAGACGGAATAATTCCAATGCAGGAGTTTTCTGATGATCCGGACTTTAATCCTGAAAAATCACTTAAGGTTGGAGACGAGATTGACGTTTTTGTAGTACGTGTAAACGATGGTGAAGGCAACGTTCTTCTGAGCAAGAAGAGAGTTGATGCCGTTAAAGGCTGGGATATAATTGAAAGTGCATTTGAGAACAAACAGCCTATAAAGGTTAAAATTACTGAAAAGGTTAACGGCGGTGTAATAGGTAATGCTAGTGGGGTTAGAGTATTTATTCCTGCTTCACAGCTCAGTGACAGATTTGTTAAGGATCTTTCTGAATTTGTAAAACAAGTTTTACAGGTTGAGATTATAGAATTAAATAAGCAGAAAAGAAAAGTTGTGGGTTCAGCAAGAACTTTAATTGAAAAGAGCAAGGAAGCTGCATCCAATGAAATATGGAATAATATAGAAATCGGAAAAACTTACAAAGGTCAAGTTAAGAGTCTTATGGACTTTGGTGCTTTTGTAGATATTGGCGGAGTAGACGGACTTGTTCATCTTAGCGAACTTTCATGGAGCAAGATAAAGCATCCATCAGAGGTTGTTAATGTTGGAGATGAAATAATTGTTTCGGTACTGGATTTTGACAAGGAAAAGAAACGTATTTCACTGGGCTACAAGAAACAAGCAGACAATCCATGGGTTAAAGCTGTAGAAAAATATCAGGTAGGTAACGTAGTATCTGGTAAGGTTGTAAGACTTGTACCATTTGGTGCATTTGTTGAACTTGAAGAAGGAATTGACGGATTAGTTCATATCTCTCAGATTTCATCAGTTCGCTTAGGCAAACCTGGTGATGTTTTGACAGTTGGTCAGCAGGTTGAAGCAAAGGTAATTGAATTTGATGCGGAATCAAAGAAAATTAGCCTTAGCATAAAGGAAGTTAACCCAATTGATCCTGTAGGAGCAAAAAAGGAAGAAGGCCTTTCAGCAGCTGAAGAGGAAGAACTTCCAAAAGAACATATTGAAGATATGACTACTACAATTGGTGAGAGCATTAAAGGATAAAATTTTGACTATACTTTTCATATTAAATAGTTATAATAAAGGATGTACGTTGGTACATCCTTTATTTAAGTGTAAAAACATCATCATACCTCATTCAGAATATAATATTGTATAAAAAACGTAATAATAAACCAATGAGGAGGTTCCTATGGATTACGAAGGCTTTAAAGAAGAAATATTCAAAATGACTAAGATAAATCTTACTCTCTACAAAGAAAAGCAAATGAAAAGAAGAATTGATGCTCTAATAAGAAAGAATAATTATAATACATACAAGGATTATGTTCAAGCATTAAAAGATAATAAGGAATTGTTCAAAGAATTTATAAATTACCTTACGATAAATGTTTCTGAGTTTTACAGGAATCCCGACCAATGGTCAGTTTTAGAGAAAGAGATTTTTCCACTTTTGCTGAGCAAAAAAAAGAAGCTGACAATATGGAGTGCCGCATGTTCTACAGGAGATGAACCATATACCCTTGTTATGGTACTCAATAAACTTTTGCCTCTTAGCTCTATAAAGATACTAGCAACAGATATAGACATGGGTGCTATAGAAAAGGCAAAAGCTGGTATATATAATGCCAAAAGTGTCGAGAATTTACCACAGGAGTTTAAAAACAAGTATTTTACAATTTTGGGTGAGAGTTATAAAATAAAGGATGAAATAAAAAATTGCGTAGAGTTCAAACAGCACAATCTTTTAAGAGACCCTTATCCTACCAACATTGATTTAATAGTATGTAGAAACGTATTGATTTACTTTACAGAGGAAGCGAAAACAGAAATATACAAAAAATTCAATATGTCATTAAATCCTCAAGGTATACTTTTTGTAGGAAGTACGGAACAGCTTATAATGGCGAATAAGTACAATTTTAAGTCACTGAAGACATTTTTCTATATAAAGGACTCAGATAATTTTAATTATCCGGTTTAGAGTATTAATAGAAGCAAAAAAGAGTTTGAAATTATAATTCAAACTCTTTTGGTGCGGATAACAGGAGTTGAACCTGCATGAAATTGCTTTCACATGGACCTGAACCATGCGCGTCTGCCAATTCCGCCATATCCGCATGACTTAACTGCACTAGTATTTTACTATATGTTTTTTGATTTTTCAATAGGCAATATTTATTTTATGTGGATTATGGAGAATAACGGAGGTAATTATGAATAATAAGCTGGAACAGTTCAAGAAAGACGTTATAAATAAAAAGGTTGCTGTTATGGGAATAGGTATAAGTAATATTCCCTTAATTAAATATCTTGTAAATTTTGGTGTAGATGTAACTGCATTTGATAAATCACCAGAAGAAAAGCTTACAGATGCTTTCAATGAACTAAAAGGATTGCCTGTTAAATATAGTGTTGGGCCTGATTATCTTTCTGAGTTAAATGGATTTGATTTGATATTTCGTACACCGGGAATGAGACCCGATTTACCGGAACTAGTTCAGGCTGTAGAGAATGGTGCTGAACTTACATCAGAAATGGAAGTATTTCTAAAGTTATGTCCTGCACAGGTTTTTGCGGTTACAGGCAGTGATGGAAAAACCACTACGACTACCTTAATATATAAGATACTCACGGAAGAAGGTTATAATTGCTGGCTTGGGGGTAATATAGGGACACCTCTGCTAAGTAAAATAGATGATGTTGCAGAAACGGACAAGGTAGTATTGGAATTAAGCAGTTTCCAATTAATGACAATTAGAGACTGTCCGTCAGTTGCAGTTATTACAAACATAACTCCAAATCACCTTGATGTTCATAAGTCTTTACAAGAGTATATTGATGCTAAAAAGAACATATTTATTAATCAAAAGGAAAATGATAAGCTTGTTCTCAATTATGATAATGAAATCACAAGGAGTTTTAATTATGAGGCACGTGGGGAACATGTTTATTTTTCACGACTTAAAAATCTTGACGTAGGCGTTGTATATCAAGATGGCAAAATAATAGTTAAAAAAGAAAACAGCAGTACAGAAATTGTAGAAGGTGACAAAATTAAGATACCCGGAGTTCATAACATAGAGAATTACATGGCTGCAACTGCAGCGACTATAGATTATGTTAGACCTGAGACCATAGCAAAGGTTGCCGCTACATTTAATGGAGTTGAACATAGAATAGAATTGGTAAGGGAGCTTAATGGGGTAAAATTCTACAATAGTTCTATTGATAGCAGTCCTTCAAGAACAATAGCAGCATTAAAAACCTTCAAAAATAAAGTAATTCTTATTGCGGGAGGAAAAGATAAGGGAATACCATATGATTCCATAGGAGAAATTATCGACGAGAAGGTAAAATGTCTGTTGCTAATAGGAGCTACTGCTTCAAGAATCGAGGAAGCATATAAGAATTATCTCCAGCAAAGGGACATAGAAGATGAGATAAAAATTATTCATTGTGATAGTTACGAAGAAGTTGTTCAAAAAGCATATGAAGAAGCAAAACCAGGTGACTGCGTGATTCTATCACCTGCAAGCACAAGCTTTGATATGTTTAAAAATTTTGAACACCGTGGAAACGTATTTAAAGAATTGGTTAATAAGCTTAAATAGTTTGGGATTTAAAGGGGCTGTTGCAACAGCCTCTTTTCGTTTCAGACATTAGTCCGGTTTTTTCTCTGTAAGATTTTTCCAATAACGTTTTGGCATAAAATTCTTTTGAAGTTTAGGATTTATTCTATTCTTTATTGCTATATGCTTATAATAATTTTTCCAAAGTGCTTGGAATTTAAGTTCATCAGAGTGTAATTCAGGTATATTGGACAAATCCATATAGGAAAGAAGCATTTTTTTTGTGTTATACAAAGAAGCAATTTTACGTTTTGTATCATGAATTATCCAGTTCTGGTCAGAAAAGCGGTTTTTAAAGTGGGGAGATATGAAAGATATTATATTATGGTCAGGCTGGATTTTTGAATAATAAATACCACCTTCTAAAAGCTCAAAACGAATCAACCCCAGCATTCTATGACATTCAAGGCCTACTTTTCTGGCAGGAATCAGCACATCCAAAACAGTTTTGTCACCAAGCATACTGTCTATACGGCTGCCTATTTTAAAACCCATACGAATGTATTTTAAAATCCAAATTTCGCGACCTTCAATTTCGGAAAAAAAACATCTTTGAATATTTTCAAGACTTTCTGCTGAAATCTTGTGCAGTATTGCTTCTTCTACGGCCTTAGCCTTTATAATATCAGTAGTTATGGTTCTGTATTCGTCAATAAGATTTGGTTTATAGCAAAGGCTCGATTCAATATTTGAAACATCCTGCTTGTCATAATAATAATGATGAATTGCTGTCAAAAAGCAATCCCATGTTCCGTCATAAATGTATATCACTTAGCAAAAGCCTCCCATCCTGTGGTTGATTGAAATAGCTGAGCCATTGACGACTATTTGAAGGAGATTCTGTTAGAAGAAATTCTGACAAGCTTTCATCGGCTTCACTATCATTTACAAATGAAAATAATGACATTTGTCCTGCAACAGACTTTTTGCTTTTGGGCTGAAGTTTTGCACTTATCAAGGAGTCTTTTACAATAGCTTCGTTTGAACTGTAACTCTCATAAGTTTTACCCTGACAGGTTACAAAGTGTCCTGCACGTTTCAAAACTACTCCAATTCTTTTTAAGTTATCAAAAGTTAATCTACCGACTCTTCTGGCAGCAATAATTCTTTGTGCAGATTTAACACCTATACCAGGTACTCTCAAAAGCATTTCATATTCTGCAGAATTTACCTCTATGGGAAATAAATGCAAATTCCTTAAAGCCCAGTCAGCTTTAGGATCAAGCTCAGGATTAAAATTTGGATTAGTTTTGCTTAGTAATTCATCAGCTTCAAACCCATAAAACCTCAAAAGCCAGTCGGCCTGATACAATCTATGTTCACGTAAAAGGGGAGGCTTAATAAGAGCAGGAAGTCTGGGATCTGTGACTGTTGGTACAAAAGCCGAGTAGTAAACCCTCTTGAGGTTAAAATTGCTGTACAAGGCTTCTGAGAGTTTTAAAATGCTTAAATCCTTATCTGGTGTTGCCCCCACAATAAGTTGTGTACTTTGTCCAGCCGGTACAAAAGATTCGCTCTTCTTAAATAATCTCTTATTTTCTTTGGATTCGATTATTTTGTTGCTTATTTGATGCATTGGTTTTAGCAAAGCTTTTTTGGGCTTTTGAGGGGCAAGTACTTCAAGGCCTTTGTCAGATGGCAGTTCTATGTTTACGCTCATTCTGTCAACGTACATTCCGGCTTCGTTAATAAGCCTTTCATCAGCTCCGGGAATAGCTTTTATATGTATATAACCAAAAAATTTGTGTTGGGTACGAAGTTTTTTTACAATTTCAAGCATTAATTCCATGGTATGGCTTGGATTTTTTAAAACAGCGGAGCTTAAGAAAAGTCCTTCTATATAGTTTCTTCTATAAAAATTCATGGTAAGCTCTATAACTTCCTCAGCCGTAAAGCTGGCACGAGGCACGTCATTTGAAGACCTGTTTATACAGTATACGCAGTCGTAGATACATTCATTTGACAACAGAATTTTAAGCAGAGAAACACATCTTCCATCATCTGCCCATGTATGACATATTCCACATGCATGACTGTCTCCTACACCGTTTTTATTTTTTCTTGTCCCACCGCTGGATGAACATGAAACGTCATATTTCGCTGCATCTGCTAATATACCTAATTTTTCATTCAAGTCCATATTTGTTTTCCTCATAAGAATAATTTACTCAAAATTAAACTAATTTATCTGTTTTAATATAGTATAACATATTTTCTCATAGAAATCAAACGTATGTTCGAAATGATAATGATTGATATTTATATATTAAAGATATATAATATAAACCAACTCTGATACATTAGTAAGTTAAATTAGAATAATATTTATAAGCATTTACGGGAGGTATTAGCGTGAGAGCAGTAATAACAGTTATCGGTAAGGATAAAGTTGGAATAATTGCAGGTGTTAGCAACATATTGGCAGAGTGTAATGTTAATATACTTGACATATCCCAAACTATTCTCCAGGATGTATTTACTATGATAATGATTGTAGATATATCCAAATGCAGTATACCATTTCATGACATTTCTGATAAGTTAGAATCCAAGGGTGTTGAAATGGGGCTGAAAATACAGATTCAGCACGAAGATATTTTTAATTCAATGCATAGGATATGAGGTGAGCAATAATGTTAGGTCCTTTTGAAGTACTAGAAACCATAGAAATGATTCAAAAAGAAAATCTTGATATAAGAACAATTACCATGGGAATTTCATTAAGGGATTGTTGTCATTCCGATATAGATATTTCATGTAAGAAGATTTACGATAAGATAACCAAATATGCTGAAAAGCTTGTTGTTACCGGAGAAAATATAGAAAGGGAGTATGGTATCCCCATAATAAATAAAAGAATATCAGTTACTCCCATTGCTCTTGTAGCTGAAAGCTGTGAAAGTGACGAGTATGTGAAGTTTGCGGAAGCGCTGGACAAGGCTGCTCAAACTGTGGGTGTAAATTTTATAGGAGGATTTTCATCTCTTGTTCATAAGGGTTATACAGTAGGTGATAAGAGACTTATTCAATCTATTCCTGAAGCCTTAAGCCGAACAAAACTCGTTTGCTCATCTGTAAATGTTGCTTCTACAAAAGCTGGTATAAATATGGATGCCGTGGCTGAAATGGGCAGGGTTATAAAGAAATGTGCTGAATTGACCGCAGATAACGGAGCACTTGCATGTGCAAAGCTTGTTGTTTTTGCAAATGCTGTAGAAGACAATCCGTTTATGGCCGGTGCTTTTCATGGTATCGGAGAACCCGAATGTGTTATAAATGTTGGTGTAAGTGGACCCGGCGTTGTAAAATGTGCTTTGGAAAAGGTTAAGGGTGCGGATTTTGGAACTGTTTCTGAAACTATAAAGAAGACTGCTTTTAAGATAACAAGGATGGGACAGCTGGTAGCTCAGGAGGCATCCAGAAGGTTAAATGTTCCTTTTGGTATTGTTGATTTATCTTTGGCACCTACTCCTGCAATTGGAGACAGTGTTGCGTATATTCTTGAAGAAATGGGCCTTGAGAAGTGTGGAACTCATGGAACTACTGCGGCTCTAGCTCTTTTAAATGATGCAGTTAAAAAGGGAGGAGTAATGGCTTCTTCCTACGTTGGAGGTCTTAGCGGTGCTTTTATCCCTGTAAGTGAAGATGCTGGAATGATTAATGCAGCTCTTTCAGGGGCATTAACTCTGGAAAAGCTTGAAGCAATGACTTGTGTATGTTCAGTAGGACTTGACATGATTGTTGTTCCCGGTGATACTAGTGCCGAAACCATTTCTGCAATAATTGCAGACGAAGCTGCAATCGGTGTGGTGAATACAAAAACCACTGCTGTCAGAATAATTCCTGCTCCGGGTAAGAAGGTTGGAGATAAGGTTGAGTTTGGAGGGCTGCTGGGCTCAGGTCCTGTTATGAAAGTAAATCCTTTCAGTAGTAGTGAGTTTATTAATAGAGGCGGAAGGATTCCGGCTCCAATGCACAGCCTGAAAAACTAAATTAATAAAATTGAATTTTATATAGGGTGGCAAATTACCGGGAAAACAGGTTTTTTACCACCCTTAAAATATGTATGAATCATATTACTAGGAGGTGTCATATGAAAACTAATATTAAACTTGGGTTATGTCAAATGACTGTTTCGGATAATAAGGATGATAACTTGAAAAAAGCAGCGTCCATGCTTGATGAATGTTGTAAACTTGGCGCAGATATAGCAATACTTCCTGAAATGTTTAATTGTCCCTATGACACAAAGATGTTTCCTTTATATACTGAAAATCTAGAAAATAGTAAAACTCTATCAGTTATTTCAGATTCGGCTAAGTATAATAATATGTACATAGTGGCGGGCACTATTCCTGAGAGTTCCGATGGGTGTATATATAACACATCTGTTATGTTTGACAGAGAGGGTAACATAATTGCAATACATAGAAAAGTACATCTTTTTGATATAAATATTAAGGGTGGCATTGTATTTAGGGAATCGGATGTTTTAACAGCGGGAAAGTCGGTTACTGTTGCTGAAACTGAATTTGGACGTGTAGGCATTGGGATTTGTTTTGATATGCGTTTTACCGAGCTTTACTCAAAAATGACTGAAGCAGGAGCAAAAATTATTATTACACCGGCTTCATTCAATATGACAACAGGCCCTGCACACTGGGATTTGCTTGTGAGGGCAAGAGCACTCGATAATCAGGTTTTTCATGCAGCGGTTTCTTCTGCAAGGAATTCAAAGGCTGATTATGTGTCTTATGGAAATTCCATGGTATGTGATCCTTGGGGGAGTATTATTTCAAGGGCGGATGAAAAAGAGGGAATAATGATTGCTGATATTGACCTTAAGATGGTAAATAGTGTACGCAGTCAAATTCCGGTTAATAAGATTATAGATTAGAATAGGTGAAAGGTGAGCAGATTTTGAAAAATAATCTAAAATGGATAAAGGCCGCAGTCTGTATTTTTCCTTTTGTGCTGATTGTTTCAGTTTATTTCCTAAAAAATCAGATAATCTATTTAGGAACACTTTTTCCTTCATGTCCAAGCTATACTTATCTCAACATATATTGTCCCGGATGCGGAAATACAAGAAGTGTTCAGCATTTACTAAAAGGTGATATTACAGAATCCATAAGGTTTAATCCAATACCATTACTGGGTATTATTCTGGCTATACTGGCATATATTGAGTTGATAACTTATGTATTCCACCGACATAAAAAGATATTTCCAAGAAATCGTATCTTCTGGTGGGTATTGGGTGCCATTTCTTCTGTATATTTCGTGGTAAGAAATTTTATACGGCCATTTTAAATCTGTAA
It includes:
- a CDS encoding PFL family protein, which codes for MLGPFEVLETIEMIQKENLDIRTITMGISLRDCCHSDIDISCKKIYDKITKYAEKLVVTGENIEREYGIPIINKRISVTPIALVAESCESDEYVKFAEALDKAAQTVGVNFIGGFSSLVHKGYTVGDKRLIQSIPEALSRTKLVCSSVNVASTKAGINMDAVAEMGRVIKKCAELTADNGALACAKLVVFANAVEDNPFMAGAFHGIGEPECVINVGVSGPGVVKCALEKVKGADFGTVSETIKKTAFKITRMGQLVAQEASRRLNVPFGIVDLSLAPTPAIGDSVAYILEEMGLEKCGTHGTTAALALLNDAVKKGGVMASSYVGGLSGAFIPVSEDAGMINAALSGALTLEKLEAMTCVCSVGLDMIVVPGDTSAETISAIIADEAAIGVVNTKTTAVRIIPAPGKKVGDKVEFGGLLGSGPVMKVNPFSSSEFINRGGRIPAPMHSLKN
- a CDS encoding carbon-nitrogen hydrolase family protein, producing MKTNIKLGLCQMTVSDNKDDNLKKAASMLDECCKLGADIAILPEMFNCPYDTKMFPLYTENLENSKTLSVISDSAKYNNMYIVAGTIPESSDGCIYNTSVMFDREGNIIAIHRKVHLFDINIKGGIVFRESDVLTAGKSVTVAETEFGRVGIGICFDMRFTELYSKMTEAGAKIIITPASFNMTTGPAHWDLLVRARALDNQVFHAAVSSARNSKADYVSYGNSMVCDPWGSIISRADEKEGIMIADIDLKMVNSVRSQIPVNKIID
- a CDS encoding DUF2752 domain-containing protein, encoding MKNNLKWIKAAVCIFPFVLIVSVYFLKNQIIYLGTLFPSCPSYTYLNIYCPGCGNTRSVQHLLKGDITESIRFNPIPLLGIILAILAYIELITYVFHRHKKIFPRNRIFWWVLGAISSVYFVVRNFIRPF